In Actinoplanes sp. NBC_00393, a single genomic region encodes these proteins:
- a CDS encoding Nramp family divalent metal transporter yields MDSFPTKYLPAPEVREMPEPPANFRKVIGPGIIAAGVGLASGEFILFPYIASQVGLVFVWAAFVGLATQYFLNMEIERYTLATGETALTGFSRYWRHWGLFFAILAYFANIWPGWATSSATLITYLVGGSVAPIAIGILLVIGVILTMAPVVYQALEKTEMVKVAAVLLLMVVGAVAAIGASAWADAPQIITNAGIPYEELGFALLLGALAFAGAGGGQNLCQSNWIRDKRFGMGAYVPRIVSPVTGQLEAAPSTGFIFEPTESNLARWRRWWSFANREQLVTFVLISFLAIFFTSMLAYATVFGDEGLENNISFLKAEGEALNTAVGGWFGTFFWIIGAFSLFAAALGIVDYTSRLGADVLKTGYLKGANESKIYFGLVWGLVLIGIVVILSGLSQPLVLLVISAVTGGLMMFIYSALLILVNRRVLPKEIRPGAGRVAALVWAFLLFGFLSVLTFNQQLEKLFGG; encoded by the coding sequence GGCCAGCGGCGAGTTCATCCTCTTCCCGTACATCGCCTCGCAGGTCGGCCTGGTCTTCGTCTGGGCCGCCTTTGTCGGTCTGGCCACCCAGTACTTCCTCAACATGGAGATCGAGCGGTACACCCTCGCGACTGGGGAGACCGCACTCACCGGGTTCAGCCGGTACTGGCGGCACTGGGGACTGTTCTTCGCGATCCTGGCGTACTTCGCCAACATCTGGCCGGGCTGGGCCACCAGCTCCGCGACGCTCATCACCTACCTGGTCGGCGGCAGCGTCGCGCCGATCGCGATCGGCATCCTGCTGGTGATCGGCGTCATCCTGACCATGGCGCCGGTGGTCTACCAGGCGCTCGAGAAGACCGAGATGGTGAAGGTCGCGGCCGTCCTGCTGCTGATGGTGGTCGGGGCGGTCGCCGCGATCGGTGCGTCGGCCTGGGCCGACGCACCGCAGATCATCACCAACGCCGGGATTCCGTACGAGGAACTCGGCTTCGCCCTGCTGCTGGGTGCGCTGGCGTTCGCCGGGGCCGGCGGCGGGCAGAACCTGTGCCAGAGCAACTGGATCCGCGACAAGCGGTTCGGCATGGGCGCCTACGTGCCGCGGATCGTCAGCCCGGTGACCGGTCAGCTGGAGGCCGCGCCGTCGACCGGATTCATCTTCGAGCCCACCGAGTCGAACCTGGCCCGGTGGCGGCGCTGGTGGTCGTTCGCCAACCGGGAGCAGCTGGTCACCTTCGTGCTGATCAGCTTCCTGGCCATCTTCTTCACCTCGATGCTGGCCTACGCCACCGTGTTCGGTGACGAGGGCCTCGAGAACAACATCTCGTTCCTCAAGGCCGAGGGCGAGGCGCTCAACACGGCGGTGGGCGGCTGGTTCGGCACCTTCTTCTGGATCATCGGCGCGTTCTCGCTGTTCGCCGCGGCGCTCGGGATCGTCGACTACACCAGCCGGCTGGGCGCCGACGTGCTCAAGACCGGGTACCTGAAGGGCGCCAACGAGAGCAAGATCTACTTCGGGCTGGTCTGGGGCCTGGTCCTGATCGGCATCGTCGTGATCCTGTCCGGCCTGTCCCAGCCGCTGGTCCTGCTCGTGATCTCCGCGGTCACCGGAGGACTGATGATGTTCATCTACTCGGCCCTGCTGATCCTGGTGAACCGGCGGGTGCTGCCCAAGGAGATCCGCCCGGGCGCCGGCCGGGTCGCCGCTCTGGTGTGGGCGTTCCTGCTGTTCGGCTTCCTGTCCGTGCTCACCTTCAACCAGCAGCTGGAGAAGCTGTTCGGCGGGTGA
- a CDS encoding DUF4352 domain-containing protein, protein MTDSKECRTNLPVARPRGHRCRSRWWPHSSSPVSRWSPCSRPGSPPSGSTGRSRSPPPSPRRRPPASRRARTSSASRRRRGTRTAPATGTTSAGIYANRDTRTFLEKVEPGGRVTGKLVFDIPTKVQLAGLELHDSPLSGGATVALTRRTASPAAG, encoded by the coding sequence GTGACCGACAGTAAGGAATGCCGTACGAATCTGCCCGTCGCCCGGCCGCGAGGGCACCGGTGCCGCTCAAGGTGGTGGCCGCACTCGTCGTCTCCGGTGTCGCGGTGGTCGCCCTGTTCGCGGCCGGGGTCGCCGCCGAGCGGTTCAACCGGGAGGAGCCGGTCGCCGCCGCCGTCGCCCCGTCGAAGGCCGCCGGCCAGCAGAAGAGCACGTACTTCCTCGGCCTCGCGCAGAAGGCGCGGGACGCGGACGGCACCGGCTACGGGTACGACGAGCGCCGGCATCTACGCCAACCGGGACACCCGCACGTTCCTGGAGAAGGTGGAGCCCGGCGGACGGGTGACCGGCAAGCTGGTCTTCGACATCCCGACGAAGGTCCAGCTTGCCGGCCTGGAGTTGCACGACTCCCCACTCTCGGGCGGTGCGACCGTCGCCCTCACCCGCCGAACAGCTTCTCCAGCTGCTGGTTGA
- a CDS encoding maleylpyruvate isomerase family mycothiol-dependent enzyme, whose protein sequence is MEETLEFIDLLRLMDERSTAFRAAVAAAPSLDVQVPTCPEWTLFDLVQHLGEGRRRWAAIVAAGPADAPPAVSSPEPPREREALLAWFTASTTELLDALREAGPDRGCWTWWGPSQSPQTTGAVARHQLQQVAVHTYDAQVAVGAPQPLPDEVALDGVDEFLTTCVANTAAWPHKPAVIDYHATEGRCWRLWFSADGARAARLPTPAAAEVPEVAYVSARGTANELVMFFYGRIPADSLQLDGDRHVLDQLIAWEPGA, encoded by the coding sequence GTGGAAGAGACTTTGGAGTTCATCGACCTGTTGCGGCTGATGGACGAACGATCGACCGCTTTCCGGGCGGCGGTCGCCGCGGCGCCCAGCCTCGACGTGCAGGTGCCGACCTGCCCCGAGTGGACGTTGTTCGACCTGGTGCAGCACCTGGGCGAGGGACGCCGCAGGTGGGCCGCCATCGTGGCTGCAGGGCCCGCCGACGCTCCCCCGGCGGTGTCCAGCCCGGAGCCGCCCCGGGAGCGCGAGGCCCTGCTGGCCTGGTTCACCGCGTCGACCACAGAGCTGCTGGACGCGCTGCGCGAGGCCGGCCCGGATCGTGGCTGCTGGACGTGGTGGGGTCCGTCGCAGTCGCCGCAGACGACCGGGGCCGTCGCCCGGCATCAGCTCCAGCAGGTCGCCGTGCACACCTACGACGCCCAGGTCGCCGTGGGCGCCCCGCAGCCGCTGCCGGACGAGGTGGCCCTCGACGGTGTCGACGAGTTCCTGACCACCTGCGTCGCGAACACGGCGGCGTGGCCGCACAAGCCCGCGGTCATCGACTACCACGCCACCGAGGGCCGTTGCTGGCGGCTCTGGTTCTCCGCCGACGGCGCCCGGGCCGCCCGCCTCCCCACGCCGGCCGCCGCCGAGGTCCCCGAGGTGGCCTATGTCTCCGCCCGGGGCACGGCCAATGAGCTGGTCATGTTCTTCTACGGCCGCATTCCGGCGGACTCGCTGCAGCTCGACGGCGACCGGCACGTCCTGGACCAGCTGATCGCCTGGGAGCCGGGGGCATAG